A window from Sinanaerobacter sp. ZZT-01 encodes these proteins:
- a CDS encoding ParA family protein — protein MEESKVIAVMGSQGSGKTTAALKLALTLSAAKKNVIVVFCDPFTPVIPAVLPAHMTHDTSLGSLLTAPALAQTTILNACVPTEKNDYISLLGYCAGESLMHYPQITREKAVEFFVLLRYLADYIIIDCTSTFEADPASIVAIELADRVLKLGTANLKGVSYYLTHNPMLADSRFRKDTHSTVIGNLKTGQDWEAAAQQLGGADFVLPYAPELEQQFDELALLVPLTQPESAGYTVAIQRILGIQPEKPKAKAAPEAAPVPETSKKAKSKLAFRLPFSKSRGEF, from the coding sequence ATGGAAGAAAGCAAAGTAATTGCCGTCATGGGCAGTCAGGGCAGCGGGAAAACCACCGCTGCCCTAAAACTTGCCCTTACACTTTCGGCGGCGAAGAAAAATGTCATCGTGGTATTTTGCGACCCCTTTACACCGGTGATTCCGGCTGTACTGCCCGCCCATATGACCCATGACACCTCGCTGGGAAGTCTTTTAACGGCTCCTGCGCTTGCACAGACCACTATCCTGAACGCCTGTGTGCCTACGGAGAAAAACGATTATATCAGCCTGCTGGGGTATTGCGCAGGAGAAAGCCTGATGCACTACCCACAAATCACAAGAGAAAAAGCAGTGGAATTTTTTGTCCTGCTCCGCTATCTGGCGGATTACATCATCATTGACTGCACCTCTACCTTTGAGGCAGACCCGGCATCCATTGTCGCCATTGAACTGGCGGACAGGGTGCTAAAGCTGGGAACCGCCAATCTGAAAGGCGTTTCTTATTACCTGACCCACAATCCCATGCTGGCAGACAGCCGGTTCCGCAAGGATACCCACAGCACCGTCATTGGAAATCTCAAAACAGGACAGGATTGGGAGGCTGCGGCCCAGCAGCTCGGCGGCGCTGATTTTGTTCTGCCCTATGCACCTGAACTGGAACAGCAGTTTGACGAACTTGCCCTGCTGGTTCCGCTGACACAGCCGGAGAGTGCCGGGTACACGGTGGCAATCCAACGGATTTTAGGGATACAGCCGGAGAAACCCAAGGCCAAGGCTGCACCAGAAGCTGCCCCTGTACCGGAAACGTCGAAGAAAGCAAAGAGCAAGTTAGCGTTTCGACTTCCCTTTTCCAAAAGTCGAGGGGAGTTTTGA
- a CDS encoding XF1762 family protein, producing MLSTRHIELKAANDYITEHHRHHMAVRGHRFSLACYENGRLCGVAIVGRPRSRRIDQHMTVEVLRLCTDGTRNACSKLYGACRRAGRALGYDKLITYILEAENGKSLLASGFSYCYKSKGGSWNQPGRPRTDKAPVCPKHLYEIILN from the coding sequence ATGCTATCCACCAGACACATCGAACTAAAGGCTGCCAATGACTATATAACGGAACATCATCGACATCATATGGCCGTAAGAGGACACCGCTTTTCCCTTGCCTGTTATGAAAATGGCAGGCTCTGTGGTGTTGCCATTGTTGGCAGACCTCGATCACGCCGCATTGACCAGCACATGACAGTGGAGGTTCTGCGGCTTTGCACGGACGGAACCCGCAATGCCTGTTCCAAGTTGTACGGAGCCTGCCGCCGTGCGGGGAGGGCATTGGGTTATGACAAGCTCATTACCTATATTTTGGAGGCCGAAAACGGAAAAAGCCTTTTGGCAAGCGGCTTTTCCTATTGCTACAAAAGCAAAGGCGGGAGCTGGAACCAACCGGGCAGACCGAGAACCGATAAGGCTCCGGTCTGCCCGAAACATTTATATGAAATCATCCTGAATTGA